In Phycisphaerae bacterium RAS2, the DNA window ACAGAACATTCAGGCCGTCCTGCGACGTGATGGTGTCATTTCCACGATTTCCGAACACGAGGTTCAGGCCCGTGCCGGCGGTGATGGTGTCGTTCTCGGCGTTGCCGAAGAGCAGGTTGATGCCGTCGCCGGCGGTGATCGTGTCGTTTTCCTTGCCGCCGAAGACGAGATTCAATCCGTCGCCGGCCGAAATGATGTCATCGCACGGCCCGCCGAAGAGCAGATCGATCTCCATGGGCGGCACGGTCGGCAACAGCAGGCGGCCGAGGCTGGTGATGTCGTCTTCGCCGTCGCTGCCGAACATGAGGTTGCCGAATGCGATGGGGGTGGGCACGCCGCTGATGGGGACGACCACGATGCCGCCGTGGTCGGCGCGCAGGATGTCGTCGCCGTCGGCGCCGAAGACGAGGTCGATGCCGTTGTAAGCGTCCACTTCGTCGTTGCCCGGTCCGCAGAAGATGAGGTCGGCCGCGCCGCCGAGGTCGCCGACGCCCAGATCGTTGAGTAGCTCGTCGAGGTCTTCGTTGACGCCGGAGCAAAGATCCGAGACGTTCGCGCCCTGGATCGTGTCGTTGCCCGGCCCGCCGAAGAGCAGGTTACCGAAGAAGATGATGACGGCTTGGCCGGAGGAAATGTCGCCGATGATGATGAGCGAGCCTTCCTTGCCCTCGATGGTGTCATTGCCGCCGGCGCCGAAAGCGAGATCGATGCCGCCCTGGGGATTGTCGGTGTCCTGATTCTCATAGTCGGCGCGGATGAGGTCGTTGTCGGGCCCGCCGAAGAGGAGATTGCCGAAGAGCAGGCAGAAGTCCTGATCGGGCAGTTCGATGTTGCCGCCGGTGCAGCCGTAGATGTTGTCATCGCCGGATGCGCCAAAGATGAGGTCGATGCCGTCGTGCTCGTCGCCGTCTTCGGGCGGATCGGCCGCGTCGCCGTGCAGCGTGTCGTTGCCGGCCTGGCCGAAGATGAGATCGCCCAGGTCAATCTTGAACGTGTCGTTGATGTTGAGGACATGCCCCTTGCCGGCCGAGGCGGTGTCGTCGCCCGCGCCGCAGAAGATGAGGTCAATGCCGTCGAGTGTTTCGATCTCGTCGTTCTGATCGCCGCCGAAGATCACGTTTCCAAGCTTGAGTTCAAAATCGGGGTCGCTGGAATCGCCGATGGAGAGCAGCCCGCCGCCGTAGCCGAAGATGGTGTCGTCGCCGTCGCGGCCGAAGATCACGTCAATGTCGTCGTCAGCGCGGTCGGCTTCGGGGTCGTCGCCATGGAGTTCGTCGTTGCCGTTGCCGCCGAAGAGGAGATCTCCCAGCGCGAGGCGGAAGTCGTCATCCCCGATGGTGAGCAGGTGGCCCTTGCCGGCGGATGACACGGTGTCGTCATCATCGCCGCCGAAGATCACGTCGATGCCGGCGGTCGTGTCGATCTCGTCCTTGCCGTTGCCGCCGAAGATGAGGTTGCCCAGCCGCAGCTCGAAGTCGGGATCGCTGACATCGCCGATGCTCAACAGGCCGCCGGCGTAACCGTGGATCGTGTCGTCGCCGTCGCGTCCGAAGATCACGTCGATGTCCTGATCGGCCTCGTCGGCATCGGGGTCATCGCCGTCGATCGTGTCATTGTCGCCGCCGCCGAAAATGAGATCGCCGAGGGCGAGGCGGAACTGGCTGCTCCCGCTGCCGATGGTGAGCTGCGCGCCCTTGCCGGCGTTGATGGGGTCTTCGCCGTTGCCGCCGAAGAGGACATCGATGCCGTCTTTCGTCAGGATGTCGTCGTTGCCGTCCCCACCGAATACGAGATTGCCCAGTTTGATTGTGAACGAGCCGATGGTCAGATCGCCGCCGTGGCTGACGCGCACGCGGTCGTTGTCGGCGCCACCCATGACGAAGTCGATTTCCTCGGGGTCGTCGTCCTCGCTGTCGCCGGCCACGATCGTGTCATCGCCGTCAACGCCGAAGAAAATGTCGCCCATGGCGACAGAGAGATTGCCACGCGTCAACGTCTGGCCGCCGCCGCCGAAGATGCAGTCGTTGCCCTTGTTGCCGACGAGGATGTCCACCTTGGCGCCGCCGTTGATGCGGTCGTTGCCGCCGCCGCCGAAAATGAGATCGTTGCCGTCGTCGCCGTTCAGTTCGTCGTCGCCGCCCAGGCCGATGATCAGGTCGGCATCGTCGCCGCCTTCGATTTTGTCGCTGCCGGTCGAGCCGATCAGCACGTCGTTGCCCGGGCCGCCGTTGATGGTGTTCGTTGGCGTGACTTCGCAGGTGTTGCTTCCGCCGACGAACGCCAGCGTGTCGCCGAGGATCGGCGCCGCAGCCGTCATGAGCGCGTCAAGGTCGGCCGCAAGCTGGTCGGCTTCGGCGAGGAGCGCGTCGGCCGCCGCTTCGACGCTCGTTTGCGCCTGGGTATCCAGTGCGTCGGCTGCGGCGAGTACTTCGTTCAGCCCGCGCGTGTGCATCGTGTCGCCGCGATTCTCCAGATCGCCCTCGGCCTGCGCGACCCACTGTTCCCAGTCTGCGGCGAGCGCCTCGGTTGTCGAGCTTAGCGTGTCGCCGGTGTTGACGAGGTTGTCGCCCTGCGTCTCCATCTGTGCCGCGTTGGAGGACGGGATTTCATCGTCGCCCTTGCTGTCGGCCAGCGCTTCCAGCGCGTCGCCGTCTGCTTCAAAGGCATCGCCTTCCAACTCGACCTGATCGACGCGCGCCTCGACCGTGTCCGTGATGGCCTCGAGCGCTTCGACGCGCCGCTCGACTTCGGCGCAGATGGGCGGCAGGCCGCTGGGGTCCTGCAGGTCCTCGTTGAACTCGGTCTCGGTCGGCTCGGGGTCTTCGTCGCACATGAGCGACAGTTCGCTGATCGTGAGAACGTGGCTCTCGATGGTCTGCATGAGCAAGGCAACGGGATCGCCGTTCTGCGTTTCCATGCCGAGGCTCGCGGCCCGGTCATACAACGACTGCGCGCGGACAAGCAGGTCGTTCGCAACGGGCAGGAGCAGCTCGAACTCGTCGATCATCACTTCCACGTCGGCCGAGATGACCTGTGCTTCCTGCGAGATGCCTTGCACGTCTGCCGCGATGTAATTGTTCAGGTAATTCGCGATGCGGCCGTGGGCCTTCTGTACGGTCGCGGCGGTCGGCTGGACGAGTTCGCTTTCGATGTCGCGCACGTAATTGGCCGTGGGGAGAACGAGATTGTTGCCGGCGTCCTTCGCGAGGGTCGCGGCATTCTCAACGAGACACGACGCCGTGTTGCAAGTGCTCTGCGGGGCATCGAGCATGTCCAGCACGCGATCGATGTAGGTCTGTGCCTGCTGAAGCGTCGCGATCATCGTCAGGGCGTCGTTCAGGGACGTGACGTTCAAGTCAATGCCGCCTAGGACGATGTCTTCATCGCCGCCGCCGTGGACTTCGATGATCCATGTGTCGGAGATGGCTCCATTGGAATCGTCGAAAACAATCAGATTGTCGCCATCGTCGGCTGTGACGCGAATCGTGCCGAAGGGCGTGGCGGTCGAGTCGTAGCTACAACTGGGCGTGGCGTCGCCGGCGGGGGTGTAGATATCGACAATCGCCGGATTGCCCGCGTTCTTGACGATGCGCACGCTGTCGTCGCCTGTCGTGCCCTGAATCTCCAGCACGTTGCTGATGACATCGACATTGAGCGTGCCGCAAGGGGCGGCCTGGACGGTTGCGACCGTGAAGAGTGGAAGAACCGCCGCGAGGAGCAGCGCCGCCGTCGAGCCGCGATGCAGGCTCACCGGAACCGACGCAAGCTTGTTCTGGGTAGCGCGGCGGCGCGCAAGCAGGATCGTCACTGCCGCGGCGACGAGCAACAGCGCCGTCGTCGGCTCGGGCACGAGTCGAAAGGCCACCGTGCCGTCGTCCATCGGGCCGGTCTGCGCCGAGTTCGACGGGATGTGAATGTTCCGCAACGTGATCATGTGTGACCCCGCCGGCAGCACGAGCGTCGTTTTGCTGAACTCGGGTCGGCCCCAGGCCACATCAGGGTCGCTCGTGTAGGGCGCGTCATCAAACGGACCGACCGCGGGGATCAGGGCCGGCCAATCCGGCATGGCAGGGGTCGTGCCCAGAAGAACGCCATCGAGCCAGACTTCGTTGCGATCAGAAACAACGAACAAGTCCGTCACGTCCATTTGCACCGGATTGGGTGACGAATAGGTGAAAATCGGCGAATAGTACGAGCCGGCGACCATGATCTCGTCGAGCACGGTCCAGGAGCCGTCGATCGGAAGTGCGATGATGGCTTCCGGTGCATCGATCGGTGTGCCTTGCAGACTCGAGATCGGCGTGGCGAAAGTTGTTGAAACTGAAAATGAAAAGACGATCAGCGCGGATGCGGCTCGCAACATGATGGACCCTCCGGTGCGCACGTTTCCCCTCATGGAGACGTGAGACGTGATAAAACGGCTACAAACAGCGGGCAGTGTATCAATTAATACTTGTCATGTCAAGATTTATGCGTCGGATGGGGAGAGAGCGTTGCATCAATTCGTCGCGCGAAACTGGTGGATTTGACCCAGATTCGGGAGTCTGAATCGCGCGCGGACTTGTGTTGCGCGGGCAGCGTTAAGGACTGATGCTCGCGACGGCAGTGGGATTGCCGCTGCCCCGGAAGACAAAGTACACCGCGCCGCAAAGGCACAGTCCTGCCCAGAGGTAATCCAGCTTGATCGATTCGCGCAGGTAGAATACCGCGAACGGCACAAAAACAGACAACGTGATGACTTCCTGGAGAAT includes these proteins:
- the cya gene encoding Bifunctional hemolysin/adenylate cyclase precursor — its product is MLRAASALIVFSFSVSTTFATPISSLQGTPIDAPEAIIALPIDGSWTVLDEIMVAGSYYSPIFTYSSPNPVQMDVTDLFVVSDRNEVWLDGVLLGTTPAMPDWPALIPAVGPFDDAPYTSDPDVAWGRPEFSKTTLVLPAGSHMITLRNIHIPSNSAQTGPMDDGTVAFRLVPEPTTALLLVAAAVTILLARRRATQNKLASVPVSLHRGSTAALLLAAVLPLFTVATVQAAPCGTLNVDVISNVLEIQGTTGDDSVRIVKNAGNPAIVDIYTPAGDATPSCSYDSTATPFGTIRVTADDGDNLIVFDDSNGAISDTWIIEVHGGGDEDIVLGGIDLNVTSLNDALTMIATLQQAQTYIDRVLDMLDAPQSTCNTASCLVENAATLAKDAGNNLVLPTANYVRDIESELVQPTAATVQKAHGRIANYLNNYIAADVQGISQEAQVISADVEVMIDEFELLLPVANDLLVRAQSLYDRAASLGMETQNGDPVALLMQTIESHVLTISELSLMCDEDPEPTETEFNEDLQDPSGLPPICAEVERRVEALEAITDTVEARVDQVELEGDAFEADGDALEALADSKGDDEIPSSNAAQMETQGDNLVNTGDTLSSTTEALAADWEQWVAQAEGDLENRGDTMHTRGLNEVLAAADALDTQAQTSVEAAADALLAEADQLAADLDALMTAAAPILGDTLAFVGGSNTCEVTPTNTINGGPGNDVLIGSTGSDKIEGGDDADLIIGLGGDDELNGDDGNDLIFGGGGNDRINGGAKVDILVGNKGNDCIFGGGGQTLTRGNLSVAMGDIFFGVDGDDTIVAGDSEDDDPEEIDFVMGGADNDRVRVSHGGDLTIGSFTIKLGNLVFGGDGNDDILTKDGIDVLFGGNGEDPINAGKGAQLTIGSGSSQFRLALGDLIFGGGDNDTIDGDDPDADEADQDIDVIFGRDGDDTIHGYAGGLLSIGDVSDPDFELRLGNLIFGGNGKDEIDTTAGIDVIFGGDDDDTVSSAGKGHLLTIGDDDFRLALGDLLFGGNGNDELHGDDPEADRADDDIDVIFGRDGDDTIFGYGGGLLSIGDSSDPDFELKLGNVIFGGDQNDEIETLDGIDLIFCGAGDDTASAGKGHVLNINDTFKIDLGDLIFGQAGNDTLHGDAADPPEDGDEHDGIDLIFGASGDDNIYGCTGGNIELPDQDFCLLFGNLLFGGPDNDLIRADYENQDTDNPQGGIDLAFGAGGNDTIEGKEGSLIIIGDISSGQAVIIFFGNLLFGGPGNDTIQGANVSDLCSGVNEDLDELLNDLGVGDLGGAADLIFCGPGNDEVDAYNGIDLVFGADGDDILRADHGGIVVVPISGVPTPIAFGNLMFGSDGEDDITSLGRLLLPTVPPMEIDLLFGGPCDDIISAGDGLNLVFGGKENDTITAGDGINLLFGNAENDTITAGTGLNLVFGNRGNDTITSQDGLNVLFGNREDDTINAGSGLNIAFGGKNDDTVQAGAGVNILFGNAGVDHVEGGAGLNVLFGNKGDDEVIGGPGLSVLFGNKQNDQVTGGAGLCVAFGNADHDEVTGGPGLAVLFGNGGEDRVRSSSGLGVLFGNGGNDILQSGGPALFIAFGNGGDDVLVGAGGLNLLFGNTGNDQFFGGGGTNIAFGNKNNDTIRGDAGVDFLFGNLDDDQMAGGGNKDFMFGNRGNDCLSTEGGGDYAFGNRGNDHVRSGSDSNCDWLFGNRGNDNLYRCQNCDKRFGGRGSDTKHDDCGGCSLSAPARGEVRGRVTIDFDGDGIGDVPQPGVTVTAGSGSAVTDADGNYRIAGLGTGGHTVAETVPTDFVQVSLPTTYSISIGSQGIDLHVSKNFVNRPRCFVSLDGWSCTGAPCAQPGAECRPVVVRRVSRCSNDAICGSSEDCPCGSDCTPSWAIEECSCDATCWIDLDPVTGPSCGGGCIDGTACNLIQDGDLFYCGGCETPCPVVDGKTFEGFNDITNLPPQDWLMLNLSQPLGTTGWFQGNPAVFPAHAGPPNSYIAADENNGANVARISNWLILPARTLSNGDQFSFFTRTALSPISKPDRLQVRMSLNCCSTEVGGTSTSVGDFTTVLLDINPTYSPVGYPFDWTGFNVVITGLPKPTCGRLAFRYLNDAGGPLGPGSTYIGIDTVNYLPAFLAITDCPCAGDMSGNHAIGGDDIQEYVNCVTQVSDAESPACSCATLSVEEFVGKLLAAEECP